A genomic region of Psychrobacter sp. M13 contains the following coding sequences:
- a CDS encoding DMT family transporter: MQHKISNRKNTWLIPFACLLVGGVFLGISTNLAKFAIEIGLTPLGYLFWSIAGAALILQIVALIQRDTLPLNSRNLEYYVIAALVSVAGSNLIFFSAIPHVGAGFVALIIALPPLLTYLGALLLSIERFDKWRALGVAAALAGAGVLAARKFAAPDASLFWIVLALCGPVLLAIGNIYRSLRWPADASAIALAPGMLIAAALMLAAVTLLPSFSLTIPFNQAQPVILITVQACIFAAQFLLLFLLQKTGGPVLLSLLGAIGAVVGVPVAVFLQGEAPPEGLILGASLIALGVALVTWGGVRMAKPISDKL, encoded by the coding sequence ATGCAACATAAGATATCTAATCGTAAAAATACTTGGCTGATTCCGTTCGCTTGTCTATTAGTCGGTGGTGTGTTTTTAGGAATATCTACTAATCTTGCCAAATTCGCTATTGAAATTGGTTTGACGCCATTGGGTTATTTATTTTGGTCAATAGCAGGGGCGGCGCTAATTTTGCAGATTGTTGCTTTGATACAACGAGATACTCTACCCTTAAATAGCCGAAATCTAGAATATTATGTCATCGCTGCATTAGTTAGTGTTGCAGGCTCTAATCTGATTTTTTTCTCAGCGATTCCTCATGTCGGGGCGGGTTTTGTCGCGCTGATTATTGCGCTACCTCCTTTATTAACCTATTTGGGCGCTTTATTACTCAGTATTGAGCGCTTTGATAAATGGCGCGCTCTTGGGGTAGCCGCAGCCTTAGCGGGCGCTGGGGTGTTAGCCGCTCGTAAATTTGCAGCGCCTGATGCTAGTCTGTTTTGGATAGTGCTAGCACTTTGTGGGCCTGTACTGCTCGCTATAGGTAATATATATCGCTCACTGCGCTGGCCTGCTGACGCTTCTGCTATCGCCTTAGCCCCTGGAATGCTGATTGCCGCCGCTTTAATGTTAGCAGCAGTCACTTTGCTACCAAGTTTCTCACTGACTATTCCATTTAACCAAGCTCAACCCGTAATACTAATCACAGTACAGGCTTGTATATTTGCCGCGCAGTTCTTATTACTATTCTTATTACAAAAGACAGGCGGACCAGTATTGCTTAGCTTACTTGGTGCAATTGGTGCCGTCGTTGGCGTCCCTGTTGCGGTATTTTTGCAAGGAGAGGCACCACCAGAAGGGCTGATATTAGGAGCTTCTTTGATTGCGCTGGGTGTGGCTTTAGTGACTTGGGGTGGGGTTAGAATGGCAAAACCTATTAGTGATAAACTTTAA
- a CDS encoding YceI family protein yields the protein MSHFLSNVAAHYKKPLLSIALLAGLIGSTHATTYLIVPDNSNARFEIDHFNTSTNTGGFYNITGQLQYDPDAKIGNISVVIPVNSLNTGNKAFDNVLISPDFFDADKYPLISFESTNWHFVDTNANGVGVGDVVKVDGNLTMHGSTHPVTLSATKFNCYFSFIAKSQVCGGDFTTTIDRRKWDISKYTLLGITEMVKLKIQIEAAKQ from the coding sequence ATGAGTCATTTTTTATCGAACGTCGCCGCGCATTATAAGAAGCCATTGCTCAGCATAGCACTATTAGCAGGATTGATCGGTAGTACACACGCTACCACTTATCTAATTGTGCCTGATAATAGCAATGCGCGCTTTGAAATTGATCATTTCAATACTTCAACCAATACGGGTGGTTTTTACAATATAACAGGTCAACTGCAATATGACCCTGATGCTAAAATAGGTAATATCTCAGTTGTCATTCCAGTAAATAGCTTAAACACGGGCAATAAAGCTTTTGATAATGTGCTTATTAGTCCTGACTTTTTTGATGCTGACAAATATCCGCTGATTTCTTTTGAATCCACTAACTGGCACTTTGTAGATACTAATGCTAATGGTGTGGGAGTTGGCGATGTGGTAAAAGTCGATGGTAATTTGACCATGCACGGTAGCACTCATCCTGTCACTCTAAGTGCTACTAAGTTTAACTGTTACTTTAGCTTTATTGCCAAAAGCCAAGTCTGTGGTGGTGATTTTACCACCACTATTGACCGCCGAAAATGGGATATCAGCAAATATACTTTGCTTGGTATTACCGAAATGGTCAAATTAAAAATTCAAATCGAAGCGGCAAAACAGTAA